One window of Desulfarculus baarsii DSM 2075 genomic DNA carries:
- a CDS encoding bactofilin family protein, translated as MTILAAGTYIHGDLFSDDLMIIEGGVEGNVVGNRVIVKSQGWVHGELTCKSLSIELGGVVNGMVRVSSTQNLLGAMHLTQLPPEDDQRALPAAEFSEE; from the coding sequence ATGACCATTCTGGCCGCGGGCACCTACATCCACGGCGACCTGTTTTCCGACGACCTGATGATCATCGAGGGCGGCGTGGAAGGCAACGTGGTGGGCAACCGGGTCATCGTCAAAAGCCAGGGCTGGGTCCATGGCGAACTGACCTGCAAGTCGCTGTCGATCGAGTTGGGCGGCGTGGTAAACGGCATGGTTCGCGTCTCGTCCACGCAAAACCTGTTGGGGGCCATGCACCTGACCCAATTGCCGCCCGAAGACGACCAACGGGCCTTGCCCGCCGCCGAGTTTAGCGAAGAATAA
- a CDS encoding M14/M99 family metallopeptidase, whose protein sequence is MIRLGLISALVAAMLVAAVAQAAQPQRPSRHHQVFFADTPDELSVYRVYGQVAGKTLMIIGGIQGDEPGGFLSADLYADINLAKGNLIVVPRANFYSIILRHRGPDGDMNRQFADQVTAKRHAKIINVLKGLIAESDLLLNLHEGSGFFRPTWEGPMANPMRFGQSIIADADRYVTPNGQVIELQTIAERVLRRVNPLIKDAKLKFLFNNHRTLSRDSHHKEQRRSATYYALTQRHIPAFGVETSKSLPDVAQKIGLHKLVINAFMEDMGITPMNPGVYLGKPNLRYLVVGVNDQLPVVVSPGDALRVNAGDSVNVMHIEADCERGLSCDILGLGSVNDMRQAFAVNKNTKIVVRKDHQEIGRISLLVETAEPKAAVLRAKRLYFLVQTQDERRLLAAGETLRLVRGDKLQIVDLISNLDDQRSIEVNFKGFVPAKGRNAGEDRGHLIDTTRDLLPRFSSCAKASPAGLECYRVVATQNGAPIGEIGVEVAPAALDYLVVSNGPGPKMVYYNGETIRSAGGQRIEIIDLKTNVAPEGNLSLALYDDGGGKISLDGRAVDPASEPVRRLVANGQRQFRLVVLRREQPIGEVGLDLGGN, encoded by the coding sequence GTGATCAGGCTTGGCCTCATAAGCGCCTTGGTGGCCGCCATGCTGGTCGCGGCCGTGGCGCAGGCCGCCCAACCACAGCGGCCCAGCCGGCATCACCAGGTGTTTTTCGCCGACACGCCCGATGAACTCAGCGTGTATCGTGTTTATGGCCAGGTCGCCGGCAAGACGCTGATGATCATCGGCGGCATCCAGGGTGACGAGCCGGGGGGCTTCCTCAGCGCCGACCTCTACGCCGACATCAACCTGGCCAAGGGCAACCTGATCGTGGTGCCCAGAGCCAACTTTTATTCGATCATCCTGCGCCATCGCGGTCCCGATGGCGACATGAACCGCCAGTTCGCCGACCAGGTCACGGCCAAGCGCCACGCCAAGATCATCAACGTGCTCAAAGGCCTGATCGCCGAAAGCGATTTGCTGCTCAACCTGCACGAAGGCAGCGGATTCTTTCGCCCAACCTGGGAAGGGCCCATGGCCAACCCCATGCGCTTCGGCCAATCCATCATCGCCGACGCCGATCGCTACGTCACGCCCAATGGCCAGGTCATCGAGCTGCAAACCATTGCCGAGCGGGTGCTGCGGCGGGTCAACCCGTTGATAAAAGACGCTAAACTCAAGTTCCTATTCAATAACCACCGCACGCTGTCGCGCGACAGCCACCACAAGGAACAGCGCCGCAGCGCCACTTATTACGCCCTCACCCAGCGCCACATCCCGGCCTTTGGCGTCGAGACCAGCAAATCCTTGCCCGACGTGGCCCAAAAGATCGGCCTGCACAAACTGGTCATCAACGCCTTCATGGAAGATATGGGCATCACGCCGATGAATCCGGGCGTTTATTTGGGCAAGCCCAATCTGCGCTACCTGGTGGTGGGCGTCAACGACCAGTTGCCGGTGGTGGTCTCGCCAGGCGACGCCTTGCGCGTCAACGCCGGCGACAGCGTCAACGTCATGCACATCGAAGCCGACTGCGAGCGGGGCTTATCCTGCGACATCCTGGGCCTGGGCTCCGTCAACGACATGCGCCAGGCCTTCGCCGTCAACAAAAACACCAAGATCGTCGTGCGCAAGGATCACCAGGAGATCGGCCGGATCAGCCTGCTGGTCGAGACGGCCGAGCCCAAGGCCGCGGTTTTGCGCGCCAAGCGCCTCTACTTCCTGGTGCAGACCCAGGACGAACGCCGCCTGCTGGCCGCCGGCGAAACGTTGCGCCTGGTGCGCGGCGACAAATTGCAGATCGTCGACCTGATCAGCAACCTTGACGACCAACGCAGCATCGAGGTCAATTTCAAGGGCTTTGTCCCGGCCAAGGGCCGCAACGCCGGCGAGGACCGGGGCCATCTCATCGACACGACCAGGGATCTGCTGCCACGCTTTTCCTCGTGCGCCAAGGCCAGCCCGGCCGGGCTGGAATGCTATCGGGTGGTGGCGACCCAAAATGGCGCGCCCATCGGCGAGATCGGCGTGGAGGTGGCGCCGGCCGCGCTGGATTACCTGGTCGTCAGCAATGGCCCCGGGCCCAAGATGGTCTATTACAACGGCGAAACCATTCGATCGGCCGGTGGCCAGCGCATCGAAATCATCGACCTGAAAACCAACGTCGCCCCGGAAGGCAACCTTTCCCTGGCCCTCTACGACGATGGCGGCGGCAAAATTTCCCTGGACGGCCGCGCCGTGGACCCGGCGTCCGAACCGGTGCGGCGTTTGGTCGCCAACGGCCAGCGTCAGTTCAGATTGGTGGTCTTGCGGCGGGAACAACCCATCGGTGAGGTGGGACTGGACCTGGGAGGAAATTAA
- a CDS encoding L,D-transpeptidase family protein has translation MLAALSSPCAAQTQPAAAEQPTSFIYCYQGRVDDPAIIVVDKSLQRAMVFKYLGDMALQWEFPCGTGEKEGDKAQSGDQKTPEGVYFITHRYEDRKVTVFGDRALHLDYPNAIDCVDGRQGDGIYLHGTNRDLRPRSSNGCITLDNRDLARLSQMIRDQSTPVLVLDRFQLPKPADLERACQFLQRLRFSNFALEQESASHALAVKQGGCPVFDGVQDLPNRLTALDGKGHAGGVVQKVTGAALWGAGDQWIVLANLEIAGRDGKTLPVSRRLYFQGHALDSLSLVRSQWVLEDPASVKLLASWLPPSGAKTASNEPVRATVEAKAKPVRAAERPRPTPAKVEKPAKAEKEIKALLNAWLGAWEGKKLKRYMSYYAADFYSDGMNKVEWRNKKAYLNKVYKVLRVSAKDVKINVNGSTAKVKFVQYYQSDWHKDVGVKTMTLVQRKGDWRIKSEQWRAITPARRSQQRR, from the coding sequence TTGCTCGCGGCCTTGTCGTCGCCTTGCGCGGCCCAGACGCAACCCGCGGCGGCCGAACAGCCCACATCTTTTATATATTGCTACCAGGGTCGCGTCGACGATCCAGCCATCATCGTGGTGGACAAATCCCTGCAACGGGCCATGGTCTTCAAATACCTAGGCGACATGGCCTTGCAGTGGGAATTCCCCTGCGGCACCGGCGAGAAGGAGGGCGACAAGGCCCAGTCCGGCGACCAGAAGACCCCCGAAGGCGTCTATTTCATCACTCACCGCTACGAAGACCGCAAAGTCACCGTCTTTGGCGACCGGGCCCTGCACCTGGACTATCCCAACGCCATCGACTGCGTCGACGGGCGCCAGGGCGACGGCATTTATCTGCATGGCACCAACCGCGACCTCAGGCCTCGGTCCAGCAATGGTTGCATCACCCTGGACAACCGCGACCTGGCCCGCCTCAGCCAGATGATCAGGGACCAGTCCACGCCGGTGCTGGTGCTGGACCGCTTTCAACTGCCCAAGCCGGCCGATCTGGAGCGGGCCTGCCAGTTCCTGCAGCGCCTGCGTTTCAGCAATTTCGCCTTGGAACAAGAGTCGGCCAGCCACGCCTTGGCCGTCAAACAGGGAGGATGCCCCGTTTTCGATGGCGTGCAGGATTTGCCCAATCGGTTGACCGCGCTGGACGGCAAGGGCCATGCCGGCGGCGTCGTCCAGAAGGTTACCGGCGCGGCCTTGTGGGGGGCGGGAGACCAATGGATCGTCCTGGCCAACCTGGAAATCGCCGGTCGTGACGGCAAGACCCTGCCTGTCTCGCGCAGGCTATACTTCCAGGGCCACGCGCTCGATTCGCTGAGCTTGGTGCGCAGTCAGTGGGTGTTGGAAGACCCGGCCAGCGTAAAATTACTGGCCAGTTGGCTGCCGCCCAGCGGCGCCAAAACCGCCTCCAACGAACCCGTGCGCGCCACCGTCGAGGCCAAGGCAAAGCCCGTGCGCGCCGCCGAACGCCCCAGGCCAACGCCAGCAAAAGTCGAAAAGCCAGCCAAGGCCGAAAAGGAAATCAAGGCCCTGCTCAACGCCTGGCTCGGGGCCTGGGAGGGCAAAAAACTCAAACGCTATATGTCCTATTATGCCGCCGACTTTTATTCCGACGGCATGAACAAGGTCGAGTGGCGCAACAAAAAAGCCTATTTAAACAAAGTTTACAAGGTCTTGCGCGTGTCGGCCAAAGACGTCAAAATAAACGTCAATGGCTCCACGGCCAAGGTCAAGTTCGTGCAATACTATCAGTCGGACTGGCACAAGGACGTCGGTGTGAAAACCATGACCCTGGTTCAGCGCAAGGGTGATTGGCGGATAAAATCCGAACAATGGCGGGCCATCACGCCGGCCAGAAGGTCGCAACAGAGACGCTAG
- a CDS encoding flavodoxin family protein — MPSILVAYYSHGGNTRKMAQRISQAATEAGCQVEVRKVTDISVESLAQYDGVILGSPCYFGVMAAEMKSFIDKSIKLFGKGELTGKAGGVFCSTGGIGGGGELTMISLLAGLMIHGMVVQGSRKGGHFGPLAIGEPDERALAECDQYGQLVAGLALRLAR; from the coding sequence ATGCCAAGCATCTTGGTGGCATACTATTCTCACGGCGGCAACACCCGCAAGATGGCCCAACGCATCAGCCAGGCCGCGACCGAGGCCGGCTGCCAGGTCGAGGTGAGGAAAGTCACCGACATCTCGGTCGAAAGCCTGGCCCAATACGACGGCGTCATCCTGGGCTCGCCGTGCTATTTCGGCGTGATGGCCGCCGAGATGAAAAGCTTCATCGACAAATCCATCAAGCTCTTCGGCAAGGGCGAGTTGACCGGCAAGGCCGGCGGGGTCTTTTGCAGCACCGGCGGCATCGGCGGCGGCGGCGAACTAACCATGATCAGCCTGCTGGCCGGGCTGATGATCCACGGCATGGTCGTGCAGGGTTCGCGCAAGGGCGGCCACTTCGGCCCGCTGGCCATCGGTGAGCCCGACGAGCGCGCCCTGGCCGAATGCGATCAATACGGCCAGCTCGTGGCCGGCCTGGCGTTGCGCCTTGCCCGCTGA
- a CDS encoding amidohydrolase family protein translates to MPAEGEPPAKGPICLVAAGLAGAETTADQPPAVLVRDGRVAALGHEALAAADCPRLDLPGLWLSPAPLDAHVHLLMRSTLERSLDEFHQAGVVAVRDLGVRPVDPTPGGRPDKAPLVVASGPGLGVKGPGSCWLAHKLQTPDDFAQAARRAVAAGVDLLKVFVSGLLSFEYPGQVEHPDAVGEAQLRAVTAVAREAGLTVAVHASGVAAVSRAVACGARSVEHGFFLNEPTWEAMAERGVSWLPTVAPIVTHAEDQDGRHDQATIDNLRRIAHRQMKDLPRGHALGVELVLGTDAGSYGLPHLLAVRREIDLWIEAGVPSETIFDAATSRAARLMGLGGQVGVIAKGARAWLLGLEHDPRRRPELLCRPRWRNF, encoded by the coding sequence TTGCCCGCTGAGGGCGAACCACCGGCCAAAGGTCCGATCTGCCTTGTCGCCGCCGGCCTGGCCGGGGCCGAGACGACGGCCGATCAGCCGCCGGCCGTGTTGGTGCGTGATGGCCGCGTGGCCGCCCTGGGGCACGAAGCCCTGGCCGCCGCCGACTGCCCGCGCCTGGATCTGCCCGGCCTGTGGCTTTCGCCCGCGCCTCTGGACGCCCACGTGCACCTGCTGATGCGCTCCACATTGGAGCGCAGCCTGGACGAATTTCACCAGGCCGGCGTGGTCGCCGTGCGCGACCTGGGCGTGCGGCCGGTGGACCCAACGCCCGGCGGTCGGCCCGACAAGGCCCCGCTGGTGGTGGCCTCGGGGCCGGGGTTGGGCGTCAAAGGGCCGGGGTCATGCTGGCTGGCCCACAAGCTGCAAACGCCGGACGATTTCGCCCAAGCTGCCCGACGTGCCGTGGCCGCCGGCGTCGATCTGCTCAAGGTCTTTGTCTCGGGGCTACTTAGCTTCGAGTATCCCGGCCAGGTGGAGCACCCCGACGCCGTCGGCGAGGCCCAACTGCGCGCGGTGACGGCTGTGGCCCGCGAGGCCGGGCTAACGGTGGCCGTTCACGCCAGCGGCGTGGCCGCCGTCAGCCGGGCGGTGGCCTGCGGCGCGCGTTCGGTGGAGCACGGCTTTTTTCTGAATGAGCCGACCTGGGAGGCCATGGCCGAACGCGGCGTCAGTTGGCTACCCACGGTGGCGCCCATCGTCACCCACGCCGAGGACCAGGACGGCCGTCACGATCAGGCGACCATCGACAACCTGCGCCGTATCGCCCACCGCCAGATGAAAGACCTCCCGCGCGGTCACGCCCTGGGCGTGGAGTTGGTGCTGGGCACCGACGCCGGCTCCTATGGCCTGCCGCATCTGCTGGCTGTCCGGCGCGAAATAGATCTGTGGATCGAGGCCGGCGTGCCTTCGGAGACGATATTCGACGCGGCCACCAGCCGCGCCGCCCGGCTGATGGGCCTGGGCGGGCAGGTGGGGGTTATCGCCAAGGGCGCGCGGGCCTGGCTGCTGGGCCTGGAGCACGACCCGCGCCGGCGGCCGGAGCTGCTGTGCCGGCCGCGCTGGCGCAATTTCTAG
- a CDS encoding PD-(D/E)XK nuclease family protein translates to MNHLLHIWPGRQALAQAQAEQARLAPGGFLLAEPAFTLDNFLPALLQSLDQADAPGQISDLAGALLTQRLLADHPDHAEAFSGLRAGWRLPRRLWRLLVEIKAAGLGPADLRALNHEGLAGLLERYNLALAEVGLADQADGLTALIQAMNNGRAPRLLHECAGVVVHDVLWLRTLDMRLLGGLSTCAPVTVEFCLTPGLGARGPMAALLEHTAGYLERGGGNLLVHWRDMSTGHGPLAGLAMAMLGGAESPGDPGAALELWRAAGRYGEVEALLCRAAELTAGGVDPRRIAVVFPELDIYGQMAVDVAKRLELPLDYRSERPLAASPLVLAVLGLLELPGLDYERHALSAVWHSPYMGPALARLAGLERAPRAESLLAAAGYIDARQTPPQTRLAGEEGVALAKACAWLMERMRPLARRQGLPDFVGAALALLAELNLGAVVLAEPSRPEFIARDLAALAALEDALAQLGRAAESVRQGRAMSPGRLLSLLRQALRLQSAPGPGGQRGGVRLLRLDQAMGLRLEYVLAGGLDLGQFPQKPQAPNMLSSQERLALGQKAGLPVWRTDDEEYAGQMLRLCWLLAGVERGAVLSCAAADGQGASQEPAFFLREAARLLQRRLPEPRGGVYGQAPGLATAVDAQGLLGGLSHGLLRRRGRADLAQAALHHWLGLDAGLARRWRRLADLAAIERRRLWLDLLPGGRRQELADEYGGRLHSPQAQALLAEVLAQPAWRTLAPTQLEAMAACPMAWFFGRLLGVDALEEPGLALAGRDEGQMVHTALARFFAPEAFDPRWDREARRARLEDCLERAWAEAGKNQASHGFARSWRKRAVCELLAATLERMWSALEGGWRPVAVEERIDDWGLSLDVGDGPALVLGGVLDRLDAGQEDGRQALRVVDYKHAANPDLYKPQAKQEHWFVSAFQLPLYMAAAAKQRPAEVALGQIVCTKNPEKGIIQAREELPSDFFAENRDERARIAQNGGANLYNAVAALWARVSAGQLSASPAKAACEHCDFGTICRAKASPTAEQGDGA, encoded by the coding sequence TTGAACCATTTGCTGCACATCTGGCCCGGACGCCAGGCCTTGGCCCAGGCCCAAGCCGAGCAGGCCCGCCTGGCCCCGGGCGGCTTTTTGCTGGCCGAACCAGCCTTTACCCTCGACAATTTTTTGCCGGCCCTGCTGCAATCGTTGGACCAGGCCGACGCGCCGGGGCAGATCAGCGACTTGGCCGGCGCGCTTTTGACCCAACGCTTGTTGGCCGATCACCCAGACCACGCCGAGGCTTTCAGCGGCCTGCGGGCCGGCTGGCGCTTGCCTCGGCGGTTGTGGCGGCTGTTGGTGGAGATCAAGGCCGCCGGGTTGGGGCCGGCCGATCTGCGGGCCTTGAACCACGAAGGCCTGGCCGGCCTGTTGGAGCGCTACAATCTGGCCTTGGCCGAGGTGGGTTTGGCCGATCAGGCCGACGGGCTGACGGCGTTGATCCAGGCCATGAACAATGGCCGAGCGCCGCGTTTGTTGCATGAATGCGCCGGCGTGGTGGTCCACGATGTGTTGTGGCTGCGCACGCTGGATATGCGCCTGTTGGGCGGGTTGTCCACTTGCGCGCCGGTGACGGTGGAGTTCTGCCTGACGCCGGGCCTGGGCGCGCGAGGGCCCATGGCCGCGTTGCTGGAGCACACGGCCGGCTATCTGGAGCGCGGCGGCGGCAATCTGCTTGTTCACTGGCGGGATATGAGCACGGGGCACGGACCGCTGGCCGGCTTGGCCATGGCCATGTTGGGCGGTGCGGAAAGCCCTGGCGACCCCGGAGCGGCCTTGGAGCTGTGGCGGGCGGCCGGCCGCTACGGCGAGGTGGAGGCGCTGCTTTGCCGGGCGGCCGAACTGACCGCCGGCGGCGTGGACCCCCGGCGCATCGCCGTGGTTTTCCCCGAGCTTGACATCTATGGCCAGATGGCCGTGGATGTGGCCAAGCGCCTGGAACTGCCGCTTGATTATCGGTCCGAGCGCCCTCTGGCCGCCTCTCCGTTGGTTTTGGCCGTGCTGGGCCTGTTGGAACTGCCTGGCCTGGACTACGAACGCCATGCCCTGTCGGCCGTGTGGCATTCACCCTACATGGGCCCGGCCCTGGCCCGCTTGGCCGGCCTGGAACGAGCGCCACGGGCCGAAAGCCTGCTGGCCGCGGCGGGCTATATCGACGCCCGCCAGACGCCGCCCCAGACCCGCCTGGCCGGCGAGGAGGGCGTGGCCCTGGCCAAGGCCTGCGCCTGGCTGATGGAGCGCATGCGACCGCTGGCCAGACGCCAAGGACTGCCGGATTTCGTCGGCGCGGCCCTGGCCCTGCTGGCCGAGCTGAACCTGGGCGCGGTGGTGTTGGCCGAGCCGAGCCGGCCCGAGTTTATCGCCCGCGATCTGGCCGCCCTGGCCGCCTTGGAAGACGCCTTGGCCCAACTGGGCCGGGCGGCCGAATCGGTCAGGCAAGGGCGGGCCATGTCGCCGGGACGGCTGCTGTCGCTTCTGCGGCAGGCCTTGCGCCTGCAAAGCGCGCCCGGCCCTGGCGGCCAGCGGGGTGGGGTGCGGCTGCTGCGCCTGGATCAGGCCATGGGCCTGCGCCTGGAATACGTTTTGGCCGGCGGGCTGGATTTGGGCCAGTTTCCTCAAAAGCCGCAAGCGCCCAACATGCTCTCCAGCCAGGAACGCCTGGCCCTGGGCCAGAAGGCGGGGCTGCCCGTCTGGCGCACCGACGACGAGGAATACGCCGGACAGATGCTGCGTCTGTGCTGGTTGTTGGCCGGCGTCGAACGCGGGGCGGTGCTCTCTTGCGCCGCCGCAGACGGCCAGGGCGCCTCGCAAGAGCCGGCGTTTTTTCTGCGCGAGGCGGCCAGGCTGCTGCAACGCCGTTTGCCCGAACCCAGGGGCGGCGTTTATGGCCAGGCGCCGGGCTTGGCCACGGCCGTGGACGCCCAAGGCCTACTGGGCGGCCTGAGCCATGGTTTGCTGCGCCGACGAGGCCGGGCCGATCTGGCCCAGGCGGCGCTGCATCACTGGCTGGGCCTCGACGCCGGCTTGGCCCGGCGCTGGCGGCGCTTGGCCGATCTGGCGGCGATCGAACGCCGCCGGCTGTGGCTGGACCTACTGCCCGGCGGACGAAGGCAAGAATTGGCCGATGAATATGGTGGCCGGTTGCATTCGCCCCAGGCCCAGGCCCTGCTGGCCGAGGTTTTGGCCCAGCCGGCATGGCGCACGCTGGCCCCGACCCAGCTCGAAGCCATGGCTGCTTGTCCCATGGCCTGGTTTTTCGGGCGATTGCTGGGCGTCGACGCGCTCGAAGAGCCTGGCTTGGCCCTGGCCGGCCGCGACGAAGGCCAGATGGTCCACACCGCCTTGGCCCGCTTTTTCGCGCCCGAGGCCTTTGATCCGCGCTGGGACCGCGAGGCCCGACGCGCCCGCCTGGAAGATTGTCTGGAGCGGGCCTGGGCCGAGGCCGGGAAAAACCAGGCCAGCCACGGGTTTGCCCGAAGCTGGCGCAAGCGGGCCGTTTGCGAGCTGCTGGCGGCCACGCTGGAGCGAATGTGGTCGGCGCTGGAAGGCGGCTGGCGGCCGGTGGCCGTGGAAGAGCGCATCGACGACTGGGGCCTGAGCCTCGATGTTGGTGATGGCCCGGCCCTGGTGCTGGGCGGCGTGCTCGACCGCCTGGACGCGGGCCAGGAAGACGGCCGCCAGGCCCTGCGCGTTGTCGACTACAAACACGCCGCCAACCCCGACCTCTACAAGCCCCAAGCCAAGCAAGAGCATTGGTTTGTCAGCGCCTTTCAACTGCCGCTATATATGGCCGCCGCGGCCAAGCAACGGCCGGCCGAGGTGGCCCTGGGGCAGATCGTCTGCACCAAAAACCCCGAAAAGGGCATAATTCAGGCACGAGAAGAACTTCCCAGCGACTTTTTCGCCGAAAACCGTGACGAACGCGCCAGGATTGCCCAAAATGGCGGCGCAAACCTCTATAACGCCGTGGCCGCGCTCTGGGCCCGCGTCAGCGCCGGCCAGCTGTCGGCCAGCCCGGCCAAGGCGGCTTGCGAGCATTGCGACTTCGGGACCATCTGCCGGGCCAAGGCCAGCCCGACAGCCGAGCAGGGCGACGGAGCATAG
- a CDS encoding 3-hydroxyacyl-CoA dehydrogenase/enoyl-CoA hydratase family protein: protein MSLEIKKVGVIGAGVMGATIAAHMASVGLPTVLLDIVPFKMPDELAKKGVKEDSKAFRNFFAAKGLEGVKKSKPASFYTPDDAELVSIGNLEDDFDKLADCDWIVEVVVELLNIKKDLLSRIDKVRKPGAIVTTNTSGISVAAMSAHLSEDFQKHFFGTHYFNPPRYMKLFEIIPGPKTDQAVLDDMAKFAEEKLGKGVVWAKDTPNFIANRVGIFAGNYINKLIDEMDLTFEEVDALTGPVIGHPKMASYKLSDLVGLDTSVHVADNVYEGAPNDERREIFTAPAWIKKMLEMGLLGNKTKAGFYKKAKDANGKKVTLVLDRKTMEYREPIKPQFESLDAAKKAGGLTEKMKTLYYGTDKAAEFNFKSQSEILLYAANRIPEIADDVVNIDNAMKWGFNWKLGPFETWDALGVEESAAKMKQAGYKIPAWVEEMLAGGNKTFYKKEIGKLLYYDLASKSYQDVPVSADIILLPSLKERNKVVASNSEATLIDLGDGVACLEFHSKMNALGDDMVSMIGQACDIVMEKFDGMVIANHGNAFSAGANIFFVLVGAMEKKFDQIEQGVKTLQDTLMKMKYLPKPVVAAPHAMALGGGCEICLHSDKVVGAAETYAGLVEVGVGLLPAGGGTKELLIRNTHERVFTVGKGGLVSKEIWLLPFVARAFQNIATAKVGTSFRDVQKAGIFRDSDVMVPNADYRIKKAKDMVLAMNLVGYEPPKPLNKIRVMGRDALAVFKYGLYNMNKSGYATPYDVVVGTEVARVLTGGDVLADTFVSEQHLLDLERESFVRLCGNKQTQDRMEHMLKTGKPLRN, encoded by the coding sequence ATGTCCCTCGAAATCAAGAAAGTGGGCGTCATTGGCGCTGGCGTGATGGGTGCGACCATCGCCGCTCACATGGCCAGCGTGGGTCTGCCCACGGTGCTGTTGGACATCGTTCCGTTCAAGATGCCCGACGAATTGGCCAAAAAAGGCGTCAAGGAAGATTCCAAGGCGTTCCGCAATTTCTTCGCGGCCAAAGGCCTCGAAGGCGTCAAGAAGTCCAAGCCCGCCTCCTTCTACACCCCCGATGACGCCGAGTTGGTGAGCATCGGCAACCTGGAGGACGATTTCGACAAGTTGGCTGATTGCGACTGGATCGTCGAGGTCGTCGTCGAGCTGCTCAACATCAAAAAAGACCTGCTTTCGCGCATCGACAAAGTGCGCAAGCCCGGCGCCATCGTCACCACCAACACTAGCGGCATCTCCGTGGCCGCCATGAGCGCCCATCTCAGCGAAGATTTCCAGAAGCACTTCTTTGGCACCCACTACTTCAACCCGCCCCGCTACATGAAGTTGTTCGAGATCATCCCCGGTCCCAAGACCGACCAGGCGGTTCTGGACGACATGGCCAAGTTCGCCGAGGAAAAGCTGGGCAAGGGCGTGGTCTGGGCCAAGGACACCCCCAACTTCATCGCCAACCGCGTGGGCATCTTCGCGGGTAACTACATCAACAAGCTCATCGACGAGATGGACCTGACCTTCGAGGAAGTCGACGCCCTGACCGGCCCGGTCATCGGCCACCCCAAGATGGCTTCCTACAAGCTCAGCGACCTGGTCGGCCTGGACACCTCCGTCCACGTGGCCGACAACGTCTATGAAGGCGCGCCCAACGACGAGCGCCGCGAGATCTTCACCGCCCCGGCGTGGATCAAGAAGATGCTCGAAATGGGCCTGCTGGGCAACAAGACCAAGGCCGGCTTCTACAAGAAGGCCAAGGACGCCAACGGCAAGAAGGTCACCCTGGTTCTCGACCGCAAGACCATGGAGTACCGCGAGCCGATCAAGCCTCAGTTCGAGTCGCTGGACGCCGCCAAGAAGGCCGGTGGCCTGACCGAAAAGATGAAGACCCTCTACTACGGGACCGACAAGGCCGCCGAGTTCAACTTCAAGTCCCAGAGCGAGATCCTGCTCTACGCGGCCAACCGCATCCCCGAGATCGCCGATGACGTGGTCAACATCGACAACGCCATGAAGTGGGGCTTCAACTGGAAGCTCGGCCCCTTCGAGACCTGGGACGCCCTGGGAGTCGAGGAGTCGGCGGCCAAGATGAAGCAGGCCGGTTACAAGATTCCGGCGTGGGTCGAAGAGATGCTGGCCGGCGGCAACAAGACCTTCTACAAGAAGGAAATCGGCAAGCTGCTCTACTATGACCTGGCCAGCAAGTCCTACCAGGATGTGCCCGTCAGCGCCGACATCATTCTGCTGCCCTCGCTCAAAGAGCGCAACAAGGTCGTGGCCAGCAACAGCGAAGCCACCCTCATCGACCTGGGCGACGGCGTGGCCTGCCTCGAATTCCACAGCAAGATGAACGCCCTGGGCGACGACATGGTCAGCATGATCGGCCAGGCCTGCGACATCGTCATGGAAAAGTTCGACGGCATGGTCATCGCCAACCATGGCAACGCCTTCAGCGCCGGCGCCAACATCTTCTTCGTGCTGGTCGGCGCCATGGAGAAGAAGTTCGACCAGATCGAACAGGGCGTCAAGACCCTGCAAGACACCCTGATGAAGATGAAGTACCTGCCCAAGCCGGTGGTGGCTGCGCCCCACGCCATGGCCCTGGGCGGCGGTTGCGAGATCTGCCTGCACTCCGACAAGGTTGTCGGCGCGGCCGAGACCTACGCCGGTCTGGTCGAGGTGGGCGTGGGCCTGCTGCCGGCCGGTGGCGGCACCAAGGAGTTGCTGATCCGCAACACCCACGAGCGCGTCTTCACGGTCGGCAAGGGCGGCTTGGTCTCCAAGGAGATCTGGCTGCTGCCCTTCGTGGCCCGGGCCTTCCAGAACATCGCCACGGCCAAGGTGGGCACCAGCTTCCGCGACGTGCAGAAGGCCGGCATCTTCCGCGACAGCGACGTGATGGTTCCCAACGCCGACTACCGCATCAAGAAGGCCAAGGACATGGTTCTGGCCATGAACCTGGTCGGCTACGAGCCGCCCAAGCCGTTGAACAAGATTCGCGTCATGGGCCGCGACGCCCTGGCGGTGTTCAAGTATGGCCTCTACAACATGAACAAGTCCGGCTACGCCACGCCTTACGACGTGGTGGTGGGCACCGAGGTCGCCCGCGTGCTGACCGGCGGCGACGTGTTGGCCGACACCTTCGTGTCCGAGCAGCACCTGCTGGATCTGGAGCGCGAATCGTTTGTGCGCCTGTGCGGCAACAAGCAGACCCAGGACCGCATGGAGCACATGCTCAAGACCGGCAAGCCCCTGCGCAACTAG